A window of Pseudomonas guangdongensis contains these coding sequences:
- a CDS encoding DUF2946 domain-containing protein, which produces MMPLQLGWAAVGSYCQHESGNQTKHFGHHVHQHQSQAGSEDDDGPDPQGGKNLHGDCNACVSAGVTAIFSAATLFDVNSSSAGETGYQAHPLSRPFSPPERPAWARLA; this is translated from the coding sequence ATGATGCCGCTGCAGCTCGGTTGGGCTGCAGTGGGCAGCTATTGCCAGCACGAATCGGGTAACCAGACGAAGCATTTCGGCCACCACGTTCATCAGCACCAAAGCCAGGCGGGAAGCGAGGACGACGACGGTCCCGATCCCCAAGGCGGCAAGAACCTGCATGGCGATTGCAACGCCTGCGTTTCCGCTGGCGTCACGGCGATCTTTTCCGCGGCAACTCTGTTTGATGTGAACAGCTCCTCAGCTGGCGAGACTGGCTACCAAGCTCATCCGCTGTCCCGGCCATTCTCTCCGCCTGAGCGCCCTGCCTGGGCCCGCCTCGCCTGA
- the cadR gene encoding Cd(II)/Pb(II)-responsive transcriptional regulator translates to MKIGELASTTGTQIETIRYYEREGLLASPARSDGNFRIYTEAHVERLSFIRRCRMLDMTHAEIRGLLHFKDAPSEHCADVNALLDAHIGHVTARIEELRQLEQQLKSLRECCNEPSAAAHCGILHELSQPLCEGETSEGNHVRCAHSGGISHQR, encoded by the coding sequence GTGAAAATCGGTGAGCTAGCCAGTACCACGGGCACCCAGATCGAAACCATCCGCTACTACGAGCGCGAGGGGCTACTCGCCTCGCCCGCCCGCAGCGACGGCAACTTTCGCATCTACACCGAAGCGCATGTCGAAAGGCTGTCCTTCATTCGCCGTTGCCGCATGCTGGACATGACACACGCCGAGATTCGGGGACTGCTCCACTTCAAGGATGCTCCCAGCGAGCACTGCGCCGATGTGAATGCCCTGCTGGACGCGCACATCGGCCATGTCACCGCACGCATCGAGGAGCTCCGCCAGCTGGAGCAACAGCTCAAGAGCTTGCGTGAGTGCTGCAACGAGCCGAGTGCCGCCGCCCACTGCGGCATCCTCCACGAATTGTCGCAGCCGTTATGCGAAGGCGAAACGAGCGAGGGCAATCACGTGCGCTGCGCGCACTCAGGAGGCATCTCCCATCAGCGGTAG
- the lspA gene encoding signal peptidase II — MLVLDKKLSSHAILSLSGLIAASDQGVKWIVQQSMGYGESLPVTPFLNWVHVWNTGAAFSLFADGGGWQRYFFIGIAVLVSIVLIKFIRDNRHKGEAIAYCLILGGATGNLIDRIFRGYVVDYLDFYWRYWHWPAFNLADIAIVLGAFLIASVSLLRGKSNLNVEPDGAA, encoded by the coding sequence ATGCTTGTTCTTGACAAGAAGCTCTCGTCGCATGCCATATTGTCTCTCTCCGGCTTGATAGCAGCGTCGGACCAAGGTGTAAAGTGGATAGTCCAGCAGTCAATGGGTTATGGCGAGTCTCTTCCAGTGACTCCGTTCCTTAACTGGGTACACGTTTGGAACACCGGTGCCGCATTTAGTCTTTTCGCTGATGGTGGAGGCTGGCAGCGCTACTTTTTTATAGGGATCGCGGTATTGGTCTCGATTGTGCTTATCAAATTTATCCGAGACAATCGTCATAAAGGGGAAGCCATCGCTTACTGCCTGATCCTCGGTGGTGCTACAGGTAATCTGATTGACCGGATATTCCGTGGCTATGTTGTGGACTACCTTGATTTCTATTGGCGATACTGGCATTGGCCGGCCTTCAACCTCGCCGACATTGCAATTGTCCTCGGTGCATTTCTTATCGCTTCCGTAAGCTTGTTACGTGGGAAATCAAATCTCAATGTCGAGCCAGATGGGGCTGCCTGA
- a CDS encoding heavy metal translocating P-type ATPase has translation MQAQRLALPAEQVCTVLTIAKMCCPTEERLIRDKLTGMPGVESLDFNLLQRRLTVTHRPESLNAILGALTSIGLEAKVEPSVANDTAEPSTSPRHWWPLAVAGVSATLAEVVHWLNGGNHWLVVALSVLAIAVGGLSTYKKGWIALRNRNLNINALMSIAVTGAMLIGEWPEAAMVMFLFALAEVIEARSLDRARNAIRGLMELAPETATVQQPDGTWLGVPARQVAVGATVRLRPGERIALDGVVTQGHSSVNQAPITGESLPVDKTVGDSVFAGTINETGSFEFRVTAEASHSTLSRIIHAVESAQGSRAPTQRFVDRFAQIYTPTVFLIALLTAVMPPLFLSGEWMDWIYKALVLLVIACPCALVISTPVSIVSGLAAAARKGILIKGGVYLEEGRKLATLALDKTGTITHGKPVQTDFIALRGDEARVHALAASLAARSDHPVSHAIALAANEAGLALYPVTDLAAILGRGVRGRIDDHLYQLGNHRLIEELGLCSEAIEAQLFALERQGKSVVLLVNQHEVLGIFAVADTVRETSREAISELHALGVKTLMLSGDNIHTAETIARSVGIDEARGGLLPEDKLKTIEGLMTSGKAGAVGMVGDGINDAPALARSSIGFAMGAAGTDTAIETADVALMDDDLRKIPAFVRLSRATTTVLRQNIAFALGIKAVFLLLTFTGQGTLWMAVFADAGASLLVVANGLRLLRK, from the coding sequence ATGCAGGCCCAGCGTCTTGCCCTTCCAGCCGAGCAGGTGTGCACGGTGTTGACCATCGCGAAGATGTGTTGCCCCACCGAGGAACGGCTGATTCGCGACAAGCTGACCGGAATGCCCGGCGTCGAGTCCCTGGACTTCAATCTGCTGCAACGCCGTTTGACGGTCACGCACCGTCCCGAAAGCCTGAATGCCATCTTGGGCGCGCTGACATCCATCGGCCTCGAAGCCAAGGTCGAACCGAGCGTTGCCAACGACACCGCCGAGCCGTCTACCAGCCCCCGCCATTGGTGGCCACTGGCCGTGGCGGGCGTGAGCGCGACCCTGGCCGAGGTCGTGCACTGGTTGAACGGTGGCAATCACTGGCTGGTCGTGGCGCTTTCCGTGCTGGCGATTGCGGTAGGCGGACTCTCGACCTACAAGAAAGGCTGGATTGCCCTCAGGAACCGCAACCTGAACATCAATGCGCTGATGTCGATTGCCGTTACCGGGGCGATGCTCATTGGCGAGTGGCCGGAGGCGGCCATGGTGATGTTCCTGTTCGCCCTGGCCGAGGTGATCGAGGCCCGATCGCTCGACCGTGCGCGCAACGCGATTCGCGGCCTGATGGAACTCGCTCCGGAAACGGCCACCGTCCAGCAACCGGATGGCACGTGGCTGGGTGTACCCGCCAGACAGGTGGCAGTGGGAGCCACGGTGCGTCTGCGCCCGGGCGAGCGAATCGCGCTGGATGGCGTGGTGACCCAGGGGCACTCGAGCGTGAACCAGGCTCCGATCACCGGCGAGAGTTTGCCGGTGGACAAGACCGTGGGTGACAGCGTGTTTGCCGGGACGATCAACGAGACGGGGTCGTTCGAATTTCGGGTGACGGCCGAAGCCAGTCACTCGACGCTATCCCGGATCATTCATGCCGTCGAATCCGCCCAAGGGAGTCGGGCGCCGACCCAGCGCTTCGTCGACCGCTTCGCGCAGATCTATACGCCGACAGTGTTCCTGATCGCCTTGCTGACCGCGGTGATGCCGCCGTTGTTCTTGTCCGGCGAGTGGATGGACTGGATCTACAAGGCGCTGGTGCTGCTGGTGATTGCCTGCCCCTGTGCACTGGTGATCTCCACGCCGGTATCCATCGTCAGCGGCCTGGCTGCGGCCGCACGCAAGGGCATTCTCATCAAGGGCGGTGTGTACCTTGAGGAGGGTCGCAAGCTGGCCACGCTGGCACTCGACAAGACCGGCACCATCACCCATGGCAAGCCGGTGCAGACCGACTTTATTGCTTTGCGCGGAGACGAGGCCCGGGTTCACGCCCTGGCGGCCAGCCTCGCTGCGCGCTCGGATCATCCGGTATCCCACGCCATCGCCCTGGCGGCAAACGAAGCCGGCTTGGCGTTATACCCGGTGACCGATCTGGCTGCCATTCTGGGCCGTGGCGTGCGTGGCCGTATCGACGATCATCTGTACCAGCTGGGCAACCACCGGCTGATCGAGGAGCTGGGTCTTTGCTCGGAAGCCATCGAGGCGCAACTGTTTGCCCTGGAGCGCCAGGGCAAGTCGGTGGTGCTGCTGGTCAACCAGCACGAAGTCCTGGGCATTTTCGCGGTGGCCGACACGGTGCGAGAAACCAGTCGCGAAGCGATCAGCGAGCTGCACGCCCTCGGGGTGAAAACCCTGATGCTCAGCGGCGACAACATCCATACCGCCGAAACCATTGCCCGCTCGGTCGGCATCGACGAGGCTCGCGGTGGGCTGCTGCCGGAAGACAAACTCAAGACCATCGAAGGGCTGATGACGAGTGGCAAGGCCGGTGCGGTCGGCATGGTGGGGGACGGGATCAACGATGCGCCCGCGCTGGCCCGGTCGAGCATCGGCTTCGCGATGGGAGCGGCGGGGACGGATACCGCCATCGAGACGGCGGACGTTGCGCTGATGGACGACGACCTGCGCAAGATTCCCGCATTCGTCCGGCTTTCGCGGGCGACCACCACGGTGTTGCGGCAGAACATCGCTTTCGCCCTCGGGATCAAGGCGGTTTTCCTGCTGCTGACGTTCACCGGGCAGGGCACGCTGTGGATGGCGGTGTTTGCCGACGCGGGGGCCAGTTTGCTGGTGGTGGCCAACGGGCTGCGGTTGCTGCGCAAGTAA
- a CDS encoding DUF4113 domain-containing protein has protein sequence MRQELKSPSYVSRWSELRRVT, from the coding sequence ATGCGTCAGGAGCTCAAATCGCCCAGCTACGTGAGCCGCTGGAGCGAGTTGCGCCGCGTGACCTGA